The following proteins come from a genomic window of Pyxidicoccus sp. MSG2:
- a CDS encoding right-handed parallel beta-helix repeat-containing protein, translated as MHRVLSLLLVLASLCLALPAHARDWFVRAGSTGGDGSREKPFADPWMALERVEANDKVHVAAGKYFGKLEKGNWELQFPGVELLGGYDAGFRERNPWKNLTELTWRKGSANRPDISLARVSTSTQRDTAGATIDGFFIDMQEYYEYASEGGNFDPGALMRNGAVDLAKGGVLRNCLIVNSINAVRTSPGAVVENNVIVNSIYAAVISKGGGDHDLPVTIRNNTMAFIWATKAITEGGTEGSGIDVTNKALVENNLIVHSDNHGVQATVPAKVTLQGNAFWRNLYSNVSFYFEGKKSSLDDSDIEEAEDAGFAKAGGNVAVDPKLPFDSAWYEKFTRRSLLGKKFDAKAWEETRTGAGLPATGERIELFAPAYPPQAVSALVTPKNPSLKQGARVRALPVSFSAVTAATPSKAYTKVTLSALAANPKGYDGKDIEMVVGFQGVSNPDNGPPGTSRDTHKAVHLVDAKNETRSVGFFKKGTSVERGIDAIPNYGSGPPRDLFVVRGTAHGKENGYPKHAITIDALEPFEQAEVASERPKGRDWFVRAGESGGDGSREKPFRDPFQAIERAGKGDRILVAEGEYGGKLKSGKWIVDGKQYLALLGGWDRDFSKRDPWNTPSLLAWPSDSKTSPQGYLFEGNGDHTGLIIDGFVFDRRTLNRYDADGFIDLNTSPDNEHLWISSPETVVRNCTFINGAGAAVRMSNLVTFENNIVANMFSEAIRVTGGFGTRPAQVRNNTILFVWNRNRPHDGSSSTGSGVSLSGNAPAVLEGNVFQYVDNFAVRSTSNLSEVVLTNNAFFRNWATFRSTLGTPPPTVDEKSMHLLADLPFKKAEGNVVMDGGFDVEPAVYASWFARTSQETSRFTAEEWSQIAPKAGGEPAKPGMGRALDWKAAAKLFPKNAQVKGARPRKLEKGE; from the coding sequence TCCTGAGCCTGCTGCTCGTCCTGGCCTCGCTCTGTCTTGCCCTCCCCGCGCACGCGCGCGACTGGTTCGTCCGAGCTGGCTCCACCGGGGGGGACGGCTCACGCGAGAAGCCCTTCGCCGACCCCTGGATGGCGCTCGAGCGCGTCGAGGCGAACGACAAGGTGCACGTCGCCGCCGGGAAGTATTTCGGCAAGCTCGAGAAGGGGAACTGGGAGCTCCAGTTCCCTGGCGTCGAATTGCTCGGCGGCTACGACGCCGGCTTCCGGGAGCGCAACCCCTGGAAGAACCTGACCGAGCTCACCTGGCGGAAGGGCTCCGCGAACCGGCCGGACATCTCGCTCGCGCGCGTCAGCACCAGCACGCAGCGCGACACCGCCGGCGCCACCATCGACGGCTTCTTCATCGACATGCAGGAGTATTACGAATACGCGAGCGAGGGCGGGAACTTCGACCCGGGGGCGCTGATGCGCAACGGCGCGGTCGACCTCGCGAAGGGCGGAGTCCTCCGCAACTGCCTCATCGTCAACTCCATCAACGCGGTGCGGACGTCGCCGGGCGCGGTGGTCGAGAACAACGTCATCGTGAACTCCATCTACGCGGCCGTGATTTCCAAGGGCGGCGGTGACCACGACCTGCCCGTCACGATTCGCAACAACACGATGGCCTTCATCTGGGCGACGAAGGCCATCACCGAGGGCGGAACGGAGGGCTCCGGCATCGACGTGACGAACAAGGCCCTCGTCGAGAACAACCTCATCGTCCACTCCGACAACCACGGCGTCCAGGCGACGGTGCCCGCGAAGGTGACGCTCCAGGGCAACGCCTTCTGGCGCAACCTCTATTCGAATGTCTCCTTCTACTTCGAGGGCAAGAAGTCCTCGCTCGACGACTCGGACATCGAAGAGGCCGAGGATGCCGGCTTCGCGAAGGCGGGCGGCAACGTCGCGGTCGACCCGAAGCTCCCGTTCGACTCGGCGTGGTACGAGAAGTTCACCCGCCGCTCCCTGCTCGGGAAGAAGTTCGACGCGAAGGCATGGGAGGAGACGCGGACGGGCGCGGGCCTCCCAGCGACGGGCGAACGGATTGAACTCTTCGCGCCGGCCTACCCGCCGCAGGCCGTCTCCGCGCTCGTCACACCGAAGAACCCCTCGCTGAAGCAGGGCGCGCGCGTGAGGGCGCTGCCGGTGAGCTTCTCGGCGGTCACCGCGGCGACGCCGTCGAAGGCCTACACCAAGGTGACCCTCAGCGCCCTCGCCGCGAACCCGAAGGGCTACGACGGCAAGGACATCGAGATGGTCGTCGGCTTCCAGGGCGTTTCCAACCCGGACAACGGGCCCCCGGGGACCTCGCGCGACACGCACAAGGCCGTCCACCTCGTCGATGCGAAGAATGAGACCCGCTCCGTTGGCTTCTTCAAGAAGGGCACCTCGGTGGAGCGCGGCATCGACGCCATTCCCAACTACGGCTCGGGCCCGCCGCGCGACCTCTTCGTCGTGCGCGGCACCGCGCACGGCAAGGAGAATGGCTACCCGAAGCACGCCATCACCATCGACGCGCTCGAGCCGTTCGAGCAGGCAGAGGTCGCGTCCGAGCGTCCGAAGGGGCGCGACTGGTTCGTGCGCGCGGGCGAGAGCGGGGGCGACGGCTCGCGCGAGAAGCCGTTCAGAGACCCGTTCCAGGCCATCGAGCGGGCGGGGAAGGGCGACCGCATCCTCGTGGCCGAGGGCGAGTACGGCGGCAAGCTGAAGAGCGGGAAGTGGATTGTGGACGGGAAGCAGTACCTCGCGCTGCTCGGCGGCTGGGACCGCGACTTCAGCAAGCGCGACCCCTGGAACACGCCGAGCCTCCTCGCCTGGCCGTCGGACTCCAAGACGTCGCCGCAGGGCTACCTCTTCGAGGGGAACGGCGACCACACCGGGCTCATCATCGACGGCTTCGTCTTCGACCGGCGCACGCTGAACCGCTACGACGCGGACGGCTTCATCGACCTGAACACCTCACCGGACAACGAGCACCTCTGGATATCGTCCCCGGAGACGGTGGTCCGCAACTGCACGTTCATCAACGGCGCGGGCGCGGCGGTCCGGATGAGCAACCTGGTCACCTTCGAGAACAACATCGTGGCCAACATGTTCAGCGAGGCCATCCGTGTCACCGGCGGCTTCGGCACTCGGCCGGCCCAGGTGCGCAACAACACCATCCTCTTCGTCTGGAACCGGAACCGTCCGCATGACGGCTCCAGCTCCACGGGCAGCGGCGTCTCCCTGAGCGGAAACGCCCCCGCGGTGCTGGAGGGCAATGTGTTCCAGTACGTGGACAACTTCGCGGTCAGGTCGACCTCCAACCTGAGCGAGGTCGTACTCACGAACAACGCGTTCTTCCGCAACTGGGCGACGTTCCGCTCCACGCTGGGCACGCCGCCGCCGACGGTGGACGAGAAGTCGATGCACCTGCTGGCCGACCTGCCCTTCAAGAAGGCCGAGGGGAACGTCGTCATGGACGGAGGGTTCGACGTCGAGCCCGCCGTCTACGCGAGCTGGTTCGCGCGCACCTCGCAGGAGACGAGCCGCTTCACCGCCGAGGAGTGGAGCCAGATTGCGCCGAAGGCGGGCGGCGAGCCGGCGAAGCCGGGCATGGGCAGGGCGCTCGATTGGAAGGCGGCCGCGAAGCTGTTCCCGAAGAACGCCCAGGTGAAGGGCGCGCGTCCGCGGAAACTGGAGAAGGGGGAATGA